In the Klebsiella aerogenes KCTC 2190 genome, one interval contains:
- a CDS encoding NUDIX domain-containing protein — protein sequence MHEDAPRVRHVRETLLSDNWYTLKKYTFELLRRDGRWQEQSREAYDRGNGAVILLYNRHKQSVVLIRQFRFPVWINGHDGFLIEAAAGLLDNASPEERIIAEAEEETGFRVTRIEPVFTAFMSPGSVTEKLYFFIAEYSADDRRGDGGGLAAEGEDIEVLEWPLARALQAIRDGEIVDAKTIMLLQHLALNADTLLAG from the coding sequence ATGCATGAAGACGCACCGCGCGTTCGCCACGTTCGCGAAACGCTCTTGTCCGATAACTGGTACACGCTGAAAAAATATACCTTTGAGCTGTTGCGCCGGGATGGGCGCTGGCAGGAGCAGAGCCGGGAAGCCTACGACCGCGGCAACGGCGCGGTTATTCTGCTCTATAACCGCCACAAGCAGAGCGTGGTGCTCATCCGGCAGTTTCGTTTTCCGGTGTGGATCAACGGTCACGACGGCTTTCTGATCGAAGCCGCCGCGGGATTACTGGATAACGCCTCGCCGGAAGAGCGCATTATCGCCGAAGCGGAAGAGGAGACCGGATTTCGCGTTACCCGCATTGAGCCAGTATTCACCGCGTTTATGAGCCCGGGGTCGGTTACCGAGAAGCTGTACTTCTTTATTGCCGAATACTCCGCGGACGATCGCCGTGGCGATGGCGGCGGGCTGGCGGCGGAAGGAGAGGATATTGAAGTGCTGGAGTGGCCGCTGGCGCGGGCGTTACAGGCCATTCGCGATGGCGAAATCGTGGATGCGAAAACCATTATGCTGCTGCAGCACCTGGCGTTAAATGCCGATACGCTCCTTGCCGGTTAA
- a CDS encoding DeoR/GlpR family DNA-binding transcription regulator — translation MLASQRKQHILQILAAEKQVMSGELSQRFQVSEDSIRRDLRELAAEGKLQRVHGGALPVSAAIAPIESRKNVQMASKQAIACRAAALIQPGQVVIVDGGTTTTAMIAALPADLACTVVTHSPGIAVALVEHPRIEVILLGGTLFKHSVVTVGTGTLAAMARIHADLFFMGVTGVHPQAGFTTGDYEEAGIKRALAARAAETVVMASAEKINSASAFAIGELNLASTVVIDSELDDRLRQKLKQSGVGIIQVAG, via the coding sequence ATGCTCGCCAGCCAGAGAAAACAGCACATCCTGCAGATCCTTGCCGCAGAAAAACAGGTGATGTCGGGGGAGTTGAGTCAGCGCTTTCAGGTCTCAGAAGACTCCATTCGTCGCGATCTGCGCGAACTGGCGGCGGAAGGTAAACTGCAACGGGTCCACGGCGGCGCGCTGCCGGTATCCGCCGCTATCGCGCCAATCGAAAGCAGAAAAAACGTGCAGATGGCTTCCAAACAGGCGATAGCTTGCCGGGCAGCGGCGCTTATCCAGCCAGGGCAGGTGGTCATCGTCGACGGCGGTACCACCACCACGGCGATGATCGCCGCGCTACCTGCCGACCTTGCTTGTACCGTGGTGACGCACAGTCCGGGGATCGCCGTGGCGCTGGTCGAGCATCCGCGGATCGAAGTGATCCTGCTCGGCGGTACATTGTTTAAACATTCCGTAGTTACGGTCGGCACCGGGACGCTGGCGGCGATGGCGCGGATTCATGCCGATCTGTTCTTTATGGGGGTTACCGGCGTGCACCCGCAGGCGGGCTTTACCACCGGTGATTATGAAGAGGCGGGCATTAAGCGCGCGCTGGCGGCCAGAGCCGCAGAAACCGTGGTGATGGCCTCTGCCGAAAAAATTAATTCCGCCTCCGCGTTTGCCATCGGCGAGCTTAATCTTGCCAGCACAGTGGTTATCGATAGCGAACTGGATGACAGGTTACGTCAGAAGCTTAAGCAAAGCGGCGTCGGGATTATTCAGGTAGCAGGTTAA
- the yejK gene encoding nucleoid-associated protein YejK, whose product MSLDIDQIALHQLIKRDEQNLELVLRESLLEPNATVVEMMAELHRVYSAKSKAYGLFNEESELAQALRLQRQGEEEFLPFSRAATGRLRDELAKYPFAEGGIVLFCQYRYLAVEYLLVAVLNNLSSMRVNEELDISSTHYLDINHADIVARIDLTEWETNPESTRYLTFLKGRVGRKVADFFMDFLGASEGLNAKAQNRGLLQAVDDFAADAQLDKSERQNVRQQVYAYCNEQLQAGEEIELESLSKELSGVSEKSFQEFTAEQGYELEESFPADRSTLRQLTKFAGSGGGLTINFDAMLLGERVFWDPATDTLTIKGTPPNLRDQLQRRTSGGN is encoded by the coding sequence ATGAGTCTGGATATCGACCAGATTGCCCTGCATCAGTTGATCAAACGTGATGAACAGAATCTGGAACTGGTGCTACGCGAGTCGCTGCTGGAACCAAATGCCACTGTCGTGGAGATGATGGCCGAACTGCATCGTGTCTACAGCGCAAAAAGCAAAGCCTACGGCCTCTTTAATGAAGAGAGCGAACTGGCGCAAGCGTTGCGTTTACAGCGTCAGGGTGAAGAAGAATTTCTTCCTTTCAGCCGTGCGGCAACCGGCCGCCTGCGCGATGAGCTGGCGAAGTATCCATTTGCTGAAGGCGGCATTGTGCTGTTCTGTCAGTATCGTTACCTGGCGGTCGAGTATCTGCTGGTGGCGGTGCTCAATAATCTGAGCAGCATGCGCGTTAACGAAGAGCTGGATATCAGTTCCACCCATTACCTGGACATCAACCATGCCGACATCGTGGCGCGTATTGATCTGACCGAGTGGGAAACCAATCCCGAATCGACCCGTTATCTGACCTTCCTGAAAGGGCGGGTGGGGCGTAAAGTCGCCGATTTCTTCATGGACTTCCTCGGCGCCAGCGAAGGGCTCAATGCCAAAGCGCAGAACCGCGGTCTGCTGCAGGCGGTGGATGATTTCGCCGCTGACGCGCAGCTGGATAAATCCGAGCGCCAGAACGTGCGCCAGCAGGTGTATGCCTACTGTAACGAACAGCTGCAGGCAGGCGAAGAGATCGAGCTGGAGTCGTTGTCGAAAGAGCTCTCAGGCGTCAGCGAAAAGAGTTTCCAGGAGTTTACCGCCGAGCAGGGTTATGAGCTCGAAGAGAGCTTCCCGGCGGATCGCAGTACGCTGCGCCAGCTGACCAAATTTGCCGGTAGCGGCGGCGGCTTGACCATTAACTTTGATGCGATGCTGCTCGGCGAGCGCGTATTCTGGGATCCGGCAACGGATACGTTGACCATTAAAGGTACGCCGCCGAACCTGCGCGATCAGCTGCAGCGCCGTACCTCAGGCGGTAATTAA
- a CDS encoding YejL family protein, with amino-acid sequence MPQISRYSDEQVEQLLSELTNVLETHKAPVDLSLMVLGNMVTNLLNSSVAPAQRQAIARSFAQALQSSINDDPAH; translated from the coding sequence ATGCCACAAATATCCCGCTATAGCGATGAACAGGTCGAGCAGCTGCTCAGCGAGCTAACGAACGTCCTGGAAACACACAAAGCGCCGGTTGACCTGTCACTGATGGTGCTGGGCAATATGGTGACCAATCTGCTCAACAGTAGCGTCGCGCCGGCGCAGCGTCAGGCAATCGCCCGTTCTTTCGCCCAGGCGCTGCAATCGTCCATTAACGACGATCCCGCGCACTAA
- the yejM gene encoding LPS biosynthesis-modulating metalloenzyme YejM — protein sequence MVTLRQPYREKVSQMVSWGHWFALFNMLLAMALGSRYLFVADWPTTLAGRVFSYVSLVGHFSFLVFTSYVLILFPLTFIVGSQRLMRFLSVIFATAGMTLLLIDSEVFTRFHLHLNPVVWELVINPDQNEMARDWQLMFISVPIIFLIEMLFATWSWQKLRSLTRRRHYARPVAWFFFISFISSHLIYIWADANFYRPITMQRANLPLSYPMTARRFLEKHGLLDAQDYQRRLVEQGAPEAVSVQYPLSDLRYRDLGTGYNVLLITVDNLNYSRFEKNMPQLAAFAKESVNFSQHMSSGNSTDSGMFGLFYGISPGYMDGVLSARIPAALITALNQQGYQLGLFSSDGFSSPLYRQALLSDFSLPAAKTQSDEQTADQWIGWLDRYALDENRWFSWVSLNGTNIDNSQQQNFARTYGRAAGNVDTQIGRVLDALRKAGKLDNTVVIITAGHGMPLDNKQGKFDWSRGNLQVPLVIHWPGTPAQEIATLTDNKDVMTTLMQRLLHVSTPANEYSQGEDLFSPARRRSWVTAANSDTLAITTPTMTVVLDHNGTYHTWNSDGEKIKDQKPQLSLLLQVLTDEKRFIAN from the coding sequence ATGGTGACTCTTCGTCAGCCCTACCGAGAAAAAGTCTCCCAGATGGTCAGCTGGGGACACTGGTTCGCCCTGTTCAACATGTTGTTGGCAATGGCGCTCGGCAGCCGCTATCTTTTTGTCGCCGACTGGCCAACGACGCTTGCCGGACGAGTATTCTCGTATGTCAGCCTCGTTGGTCATTTCAGTTTTCTGGTTTTCACCAGCTATGTACTGATTCTCTTTCCGCTGACCTTTATTGTCGGCTCGCAGCGGCTTATGCGCTTCCTGTCGGTTATCTTCGCCACCGCGGGGATGACGCTGCTGCTAATCGATAGCGAAGTTTTCACTCGCTTCCACCTGCACTTAAATCCCGTCGTCTGGGAACTGGTGATTAACCCCGATCAGAACGAGATGGCTCGCGACTGGCAGCTGATGTTTATCAGCGTACCGATCATCTTCCTGATTGAGATGCTTTTCGCCACCTGGAGCTGGCAAAAGCTGCGCAGCCTGACGCGCCGCCGCCACTACGCGCGCCCCGTCGCCTGGTTTTTCTTTATTTCGTTTATCAGCAGCCACCTGATTTATATCTGGGCGGATGCCAATTTTTATCGCCCGATCACCATGCAGCGGGCCAACTTGCCGCTCTCTTATCCGATGACCGCCCGCCGCTTCCTTGAGAAGCATGGCCTGCTCGATGCGCAAGACTATCAGCGTCGTCTGGTTGAGCAAGGCGCGCCGGAAGCGGTTTCGGTGCAATATCCGCTGAGCGATCTGCGCTATCGCGACCTCGGTACGGGTTACAACGTACTGCTCATTACCGTGGATAACCTTAACTATTCACGTTTCGAGAAGAACATGCCGCAGCTGGCGGCTTTTGCGAAAGAGAGCGTCAACTTTAGCCAGCATATGAGCTCCGGTAATAGCACCGACAGCGGGATGTTCGGCCTGTTCTACGGCATATCGCCGGGTTATATGGATGGCGTGCTCTCGGCGCGTATCCCGGCGGCGCTGATTACCGCCCTCAACCAACAGGGTTACCAGCTTGGCCTGTTCTCATCAGACGGTTTCAGCAGCCCGCTTTATCGCCAGGCGCTGCTGTCGGACTTCTCGCTGCCGGCGGCTAAAACGCAGAGCGATGAACAAACGGCCGACCAATGGATCGGCTGGCTGGATCGCTACGCTCTGGACGAGAACCGCTGGTTCTCGTGGGTATCGCTGAACGGCACTAATATTGATAACAGCCAGCAGCAGAATTTTGCGCGCACCTACGGCCGCGCCGCAGGCAACGTCGATACACAAATTGGCCGCGTGCTGGACGCGCTGCGTAAAGCGGGCAAACTGGATAATACGGTGGTGATAATTACCGCCGGGCACGGTATGCCGCTGGATAACAAGCAGGGTAAATTCGACTGGTCACGGGGCAATCTGCAGGTGCCGCTGGTTATCCACTGGCCGGGAACCCCAGCGCAAGAGATCGCAACGCTCACGGATAACAAAGACGTGATGACCACGCTGATGCAGCGTCTGCTGCACGTGTCGACGCCAGCGAATGAATATTCGCAGGGCGAAGACCTGTTTAGCCCGGCACGCCGCCGCAGCTGGGTCACTGCGGCCAATAGCGATACTCTGGCGATTACCACGCCAACGATGACCGTGGTGCTCGACCACAACGGCACCTACCACACCTGGAACAGCGATGGTGAGAAGATTAAAGACCAAAAACCGCAGCTCAGCCTGCTGCTGCAGGTGCTGACGGATGAAAAACGCTTTATCGCTAACTGA
- a CDS encoding AI-2E family transporter produces the protein MRVKGLTKGFFILILLIVTLAFFDVLSPYYSAILWAAILAVIFNPVKNNIRTRIGERNGIAALLTVVIICLIVFTPLAIIISSLAFELNVVYTKLQHNDTQFPTVVANLFAHLPSWARSFLSEHNLDSAEQIQQQLSDAALKGGQYLAGSAFLIGKGTFGFTVSFGIMLYLLFFLLKDGPYLVLLILESLPLSNYVKQHLFAKFAAVARATVKGTVAVALAQGALGGFAFWIVGLDGSILWGALMAFLSLIPAVGSAIIWVPAAIYLFATGQLWQGAFIVGFFVIVIGLVDNILRPLLVGKDTKMPDYLILIATLGGMEIYGINGFVIGPLIAALFIACWNLLSGREHAGNADLLDEEFIEEAKNSRDE, from the coding sequence ATGAGAGTTAAAGGACTTACCAAAGGATTTTTTATCCTTATTTTACTGATCGTTACCCTGGCCTTTTTTGACGTACTCTCCCCTTACTATTCCGCTATCCTGTGGGCAGCTATCCTGGCGGTGATATTTAATCCGGTAAAAAACAACATCCGTACGCGCATCGGTGAGCGCAACGGTATCGCGGCGCTACTGACCGTCGTGATTATCTGTCTTATTGTTTTCACCCCGTTGGCGATTATCATTTCGTCGCTAGCCTTCGAACTCAACGTGGTCTACACCAAGTTACAGCACAACGACACCCAGTTTCCGACGGTGGTCGCCAACCTGTTTGCCCATCTCCCGAGCTGGGCCAGAAGTTTCCTCTCCGAGCACAATCTCGATAGCGCGGAACAGATTCAGCAGCAGCTGTCCGATGCCGCCCTGAAAGGCGGGCAGTATCTGGCCGGTAGCGCCTTCCTGATTGGTAAAGGGACCTTTGGCTTTACCGTCAGCTTCGGCATTATGTTATACCTGCTGTTCTTCTTGCTGAAGGATGGCCCCTATCTGGTACTTCTGATCCTTGAATCCTTGCCGCTATCCAATTACGTAAAACAACATCTGTTTGCCAAATTCGCCGCCGTCGCGCGGGCGACGGTTAAAGGCACCGTTGCCGTCGCGCTGGCGCAGGGGGCTCTCGGCGGCTTTGCATTCTGGATTGTCGGTCTTGATGGCAGCATTCTGTGGGGCGCTTTAATGGCCTTTCTGTCGCTCATCCCGGCGGTGGGCTCCGCCATCATCTGGGTGCCGGCGGCGATTTACCTGTTCGCCACCGGGCAATTGTGGCAAGGGGCGTTTATTGTCGGTTTCTTCGTGATTGTCATCGGCCTGGTGGATAACATTCTGCGTCCGCTACTGGTGGGGAAAGATACCAAAATGCCGGATTATCTGATCCTGATTGCCACCCTTGGCGGCATGGAAATCTATGGCATCAACGGCTTTGTCATCGGCCCGCTGATTGCCGCCCTGTTTATTGCCTGCTGGAACCTGTTATCGGGCCGTGAACACGCCGGGAACGCCGACTTACTGGACGAAGAGTTTATTGAAGAAGCCAAAAACAGCCGCGATGAATAG
- the eco gene encoding serine protease inhibitor ecotin, translating into MKKIATLAVSLLAVACVSTSALAAEQPLEKVAPYPKAEKGMKRQVIQLPQQQDESALKVELMIGQTLEVDCNHHRLGGQLESKTLEGWGYDYYVFDKLTSPVSTMMACPDGKKEKKFVTAGLGDTGLLRYNSKLPIVVYTPANVEVKYRIWKAEETIGNAVER; encoded by the coding sequence GTGAAAAAAATCGCTACGCTTGCTGTTTCTCTGCTGGCCGTTGCCTGTGTTTCCACCAGCGCCTTAGCCGCTGAACAGCCGCTGGAGAAAGTCGCCCCCTATCCGAAAGCGGAAAAAGGGATGAAGCGTCAGGTGATTCAGCTGCCGCAGCAGCAGGATGAATCCGCGTTAAAAGTTGAACTGATGATTGGCCAGACGCTGGAAGTCGACTGCAACCATCACCGCCTGGGCGGTCAACTGGAAAGCAAAACCCTGGAAGGCTGGGGCTATGACTACTATGTCTTTGATAAGCTGACGTCCCCGGTTTCCACCATGATGGCCTGCCCGGACGGTAAGAAAGAGAAGAAATTTGTTACCGCTGGTCTCGGCGATACAGGCCTGCTGCGTTACAACAGCAAGCTGCCGATCGTGGTTTATACTCCGGCCAACGTCGAAGTGAAATACCGCATCTGGAAAGCTGAAGAAACTATCGGTAATGCCGTTGAGCGTTAA
- the mqo gene encoding malate dehydrogenase (quinone): MKKKMAVPSSQAVGSNTNRTNTRHEQETDVLLIGGGIMSATLGTWLQELEPDWSITMVEQMTSVAEESSNGWNNAGTGHAALMELNYTPQTANGINIDKAVDINESFHISRQFWAHQVTRGILTKPKSFINSVPHMSFVWGEDNVNFLRARYAALQQSELFRGIRYSEDHQQIKEWAPLVMEGRDPQQKVAATRTEMGTDVNYGEITRQLIAGLQTHDNFSLQLGTVVRRFKRNADNSWTVTLADANNRHQKRTIKTKFIFIGAGGAALTLLQETGIPQAKEYAGFPVGGQFLVCENPEVVNHHLAKVYGQAEVGAPPMSVPHIDTRIIDGKRVVLFGPFATFSTRFLKNGSLWDLLASTNTSNILPMLNVGMDNFDLVKYLISQVLQKDKDRHAALCEYYPEARKEDWRLWQAGQRVQIIKRDKKMGGVLRLGTEVVCDDEGTVAALLGASPGASTAAPIMVQLLEKVFKDKVQTPAWQAKMKEIVPSYGMRLDGNPAAIEQALTWTSEVLGLHYEPTTAADEVPQAELKPLTGGKPMADIAL, translated from the coding sequence ATGAAGAAAAAGATGGCCGTACCCAGCTCACAGGCGGTTGGTTCCAATACAAATCGGACCAACACCCGCCATGAGCAAGAGACGGATGTATTGTTGATTGGCGGCGGTATCATGAGCGCCACGTTGGGAACCTGGCTGCAGGAACTGGAGCCGGATTGGTCTATTACCATGGTCGAGCAGATGACCAGCGTTGCCGAGGAAAGCTCGAACGGCTGGAACAATGCGGGTACCGGCCATGCGGCGCTGATGGAGCTTAACTACACGCCGCAAACCGCCAATGGAATCAATATCGACAAAGCGGTCGATATCAATGAGTCCTTCCATATTTCTCGTCAGTTTTGGGCCCACCAGGTGACCCGCGGCATCCTGACTAAGCCGAAATCTTTTATTAACAGCGTGCCGCACATGAGCTTTGTGTGGGGCGAAGACAACGTTAACTTCCTGCGCGCGCGCTACGCGGCGCTGCAGCAGAGCGAGCTGTTCCGCGGTATTCGCTATTCTGAAGATCATCAGCAGATCAAGGAGTGGGCGCCGCTGGTGATGGAAGGTCGCGATCCGCAGCAAAAAGTGGCGGCGACGCGTACCGAAATGGGCACCGACGTTAACTACGGCGAGATCACTCGCCAGCTGATCGCCGGGCTACAGACGCATGATAATTTTTCTCTCCAGTTGGGTACCGTCGTTCGCCGTTTTAAGCGCAATGCGGACAACAGCTGGACGGTGACGCTGGCGGATGCCAACAATCGTCACCAGAAGCGAACGATCAAAACCAAATTCATCTTTATTGGCGCGGGTGGCGCTGCTCTGACGCTGCTGCAGGAAACCGGCATTCCGCAGGCGAAAGAGTACGCCGGCTTCCCGGTTGGCGGACAGTTCCTGGTGTGTGAGAACCCGGAAGTGGTTAATCATCACCTGGCGAAAGTCTACGGCCAGGCGGAAGTTGGCGCGCCGCCGATGTCGGTGCCGCATATCGACACCCGTATTATCGACGGCAAACGCGTGGTGCTGTTCGGGCCATTCGCGACCTTCTCGACCCGTTTCCTGAAAAATGGATCGCTTTGGGATCTGCTGGCCTCGACGAATACCTCGAATATTCTGCCGATGCTTAACGTCGGAATGGATAACTTCGACCTGGTGAAATATCTGATTAGCCAGGTATTGCAGAAAGATAAAGATCGTCATGCCGCACTGTGCGAGTACTACCCGGAAGCGCGCAAAGAGGACTGGCGCCTGTGGCAGGCCGGTCAGCGTGTACAGATTATCAAACGTGATAAGAAGATGGGCGGCGTGTTGCGCCTTGGCACCGAAGTGGTGTGCGATGATGAAGGCACCGTAGCCGCGCTGCTGGGCGCTTCTCCTGGCGCGTCGACGGCGGCGCCGATCATGGTGCAGCTGTTGGAGAAAGTCTTCAAAGACAAAGTACAGACGCCGGCCTGGCAGGCGAAGATGAAAGAGATCGTGCCGAGCTACGGTATGCGTCTGGATGGTAACCCAGCCGCTATTGAGCAGGCGCTGACGTGGACCAGTGAAGTGCTGGGGCTACACTACGAGCCGACGACCGCGGCGGACGAGGTGCCGCAGGCCGAACTCAAACCGTTGACCGGCGGCAAACCGATGGCGGATATCGCGCTATAA